The nucleotide sequence CGCCGCGCAGCGGATCAACGAGCTGGCCGAGAATCCGCTGCTGCGCGAGGCGGTCACCTGGCAGAACCGCGGCGCCCTGGTCGCGCTGGACGGGCTGGCCCGGGGCGGCGCCGACGCGGCCCGCAACGTGCGGCGGCGGGACCGCGAGCGGGCGCTGCTCAAGTACTGGCAGCGCTACTGCGGCAAGAACGAGACGGTCGGCTTCTTCGGCCCGAGCTGCTGGGTGACCGTCGACCCCGGCCAGCCGGAGATCGCCCGGATCCGCCCGGGCGCCGGGCTGACCCGCCGGCGCTGGGTCTGGTTCGAGTCCTGGGCGCTCGCCGCGTACGCCGAGCGGATCGGCGCGGACCTGGCCGTGCGCCGGTGGTGGCCGCCGGTGCTGCGCCCGCACCTCGCCGTGCGGGACCGGACCGTGCTGCGCCCCGGCCGGCCGCCGCTGGCGCTGACCCCGGTGGAGGCGGCGCTGCTCGCCGCCGCCGACGGTCACCGTTCCGCCGCCGACCTGGTGGCCGACCCGGCCATCGGGCTGCGCCGCCCCGAGGACGGTTACGCGCTGCTCGACCGGCTGGTCGAGCGGGAGCTGATCAGCTGGGACGCGGCGCTGCCGGTGAGCCCGGACGCCGAGGCGGTGCTGGCGGACCGGATCGCGGCGATCGGCGACGAGGCCGCCCGGGGCGCCGCGCAGACGGGGTTCGACCGGCTGCGCGCCGCCCGGGACGCGGTGGCCGAGGCGGCCGGCGACCCGGTGCTGCTGCGGCCCGCCCTGGACGCCCTCGACGCCACCTTCACCGAGCTGACCGGGGTCCCGGCCGTGCGCCGGGCCGGCCAAATGTACGCGGGCCGGACCATCTGCTACGAGGACACCGCCCGCGACCTGGACGTGGTCTTCGGCGCGCCGCTGCTGGCCGAGCTGGCCGCCCCGCTGGACGTGCTGCTGCGCGCCGCCCGGTGGATGGCGAACGCCCTCGCCGAGGCGTACGACGACGTGTTCCGGGGGCTCTACGAGGAGCTGCGCGCCGAGACCGGCGACGGTCCCGTGGCGCTGGCCGACCTGTGGTTCCTGGCTCAGGGCCTGTTCTGGGGCGGGGGCGAGCGGCCGGTCGACGCGGTCGCCGCCGACTTCGCCGCCCGCTGGGCCGGGCTGTTCGGGCTGGACGCGCTGCCACCGGGCGCCACCGACGTGCGGCTGCGCGTGGCCGACCTGGCCGACCGGGTCGACGCGGTCTTCCCGGGCGCCCGGGCGACCTGGTCCAACGCCGTCATGCACAGTCCCGACCTGCAGATCTGCGCCCCCGACGCGGCGGCGCTGGCCCGGGGCGACTTCACCGTGGTGCTCGGCGAGCTGCACGCCGCCTGGTCCTCGTTCGACTGCGCGGTCTTCACCCCCTCCCATCCGGAGGTGGAGCGGCTGCGCGCCGCGCTGGCCGAGGACATGGGCGAGCGCCGGGTGCGGCTGCTCTTCCCCAGCGAGTGGCCGCGCCGGACCAGCCGCACCTCCGAGTCGCTGACCGGGCCCACCGACCGGCACCTGGCCTTCCAGGACGCGCCGGGCGGGGAGCCGGGCCGGGTGCTGCCCACCGTGGACCTCACCGTCGGCGAGGTCGACGGCCGGCTCGTCGCCACCGCCTCCGACGGGCAGCGGTGGCCGCTCACCGAGGTCTTCGCCGAGCTGCTCAGCGCGCACGCGGTCGACGGCTTCAAGCTGGTCGCCGCCGCGCCGTACACGCCCCGGATCACCCTCGACCGGCTGGTGGTGGCCCGGCAGACCTGGCGGACCACCGTGGGGGAGAGCGGCCTGGCGTCGGCCACCGGCGAGCGGCGGCGCTTCCTGGCCGTACGGGACTGGCGACGCCGGCTCGGCGTGCCCGAGCAGGTCTACGTCAAGCTCGGCACCGAGACCAAGCCGTGCTTCGTGGACCTGTCCAGCCCGGCCTTCGCCAACATGTTCTGCGCCATGGTCCGGGCCGCCCGGGTCGACGGCGGCGACGGGGTCTCGCTCACCGTCAGCGAGATGCTCCCGACCAGCGACCAGGCCTGGGTGCCCGACGGCGCCGGCCGCCGCTACTTCAGCGAGCTGCGCCTGCACATCGTGGACACCCAGGGGACGGAGAACCGATGAGCCACCTGCTGCCGCTGGGGGAGACCGGCTGGTCGGTCTGGCGGGACACGGTGGTGCGGACGGCCGGATTCCCGGCCGCCGGGCTGGACCGGTTCGCCGCCCCGGAGGCCGCCGCCGCGGCCGACGCCCTGCTCGCCGGGGAGGGCGCCCGCGAGGTCTTCGAGAAGGCGCTGGAGGAGGCGGCCACCGAGAGTTCCGCGGCGGCGCTCGACGTGGCCGCCGACCCGCTGCTGCGCGAGGCGGTCACCTGGCAGAACCCCGACATGCTCGTCGCCCTCGACGGGTTGCTGCGCACCGACCCGGCGGTCCGCAACAGCCGGCGCCGCAAGCGGGAGATGGGCCTGCTGCGGTACTGGCAGCGGTACTGCGGCAAGGCCGAGACCATCGGGTTCTTCGGGCCGGTCTGCTGGGGCACCCTCGAACCGGAGACCGCCACCTCCCGGGTCGCCCCCGGCGCGGGCCTGGTCCGCCGCCGCCGGGTCCACTTCGAGGCGTGGGCGCTGGCCGCGTACGCCGACCGGCTCGGCGCCGACCTGGCGGTGCGCCGCTGGTGGCCGCCGGCCCGGCCGCCGCACCTGACCGTGGCCGGGAACACGCTGCACCGGCCGCTGCACCCGCCGGTCGAGCTGTCCCCGGTGGAGGCCCGGCTGCTCGCCGCCGCCGACGGCCGCACCCCGGCCACCGAGCTGGTCGAGCGCTTCCGGGCGGCCGGCGACCTGCGGTCGGCCGACGACGGCTACCTGCTGCTCGACCGCCTCGTCGAGCGGGGCCTGCTCGCCTGGGACGCCGCCCTGCCCACCAGCCCGGCGGCGGAGCGGGTGCTGGCCGGGCGGCTCGCCGCGATCGGTGACCCGGCCGCCCGGGCGGCGGCCGAGGCGGGCCTGGACCGGCTCCGCGCGGCCCGCGACGCGGTGGCCGCCGCGGCCGGCGACCCGGACCGGCTCGGCGCCGCGCTGGCCGCGCTGAACAGCGAGTTCACGGCGGTCACCGGGACCGCCGTGACCCGGCACGCCGGCCAGATGTACGCCGGCCGCACGCTGGTCTACGAGGAGACCGACCGCGACCTGGACGTCCGGGTGGGCGCGGCGGTGCGCGAGGCACTGGCCGACCCGCTCGCCGTGGTGCTGACCGCGGCCCGCTGGCTGACCGCCGAGGTCGGCGCGGCGTGCACGGCGGTCGTCGCCGACCTGCACGCCGAACTGGCCGAGGACGGCCCGGTCCGGCTCGCCGACGTGTGGGCGCCCGCCCAGGGGCTGCTGCTCGCCCCGGACGGTCCGCTCCAGCGCGCCGCCGCCGGGCTGACCGCCCGCTGGCGGGAGCTGTTCGGGCTGGCCGACCTGCCGCCCGGGCAGGCCGAGCTGACCCTGCGCAGCGCCGACCTGGCCGCCCGGGCCGCGGAACTCTTCAGCTGCGACGGTCCCGGCTGGCCGTCCGCCCGCATCCACAGCCCCGACGTGCAGATCGCCGCCGCCGACCTCGACGCGCTCAACCGGGGCGAGTTCCTGCTGGTCCTCGGCGAGCTGCACCCGGGCCTGAGCACCTTCGACAGCGCCGTGCTCACCCCGTTCCACCCGGACCCGGCGGTGCTGCGCGCCGGCTTCGACGCCGACCTCGGGCCGGTCCGGCTCCGGGTGGTCTACCCGGCCAACTACCCGCGCCTGACCACCCGGACCACCTGGGAGCTGACCGGCCCGCAGGACCGGCAGATCGGCATCGACACCGCCCGGGGCGCCGACCTCGACCGCCTCGTCCCGGCCACCGACGTGCGGATCGAGCGTGCCGGCGCCGCCTTCGACGCGGTCTTCCCCGACGGGCGGCGGTGGCCGCTCACCGAGGTGTTCGGCAACCTGTTCGCCGCGCTGCTGCTGGACAGCTTCAAGCTGCTCGACCCGGCCCCGCACATGCCCCGCATCACCATCGACCGGCTGGTCGTGGCCCGGCGCACCTGGCGCACCACGGTCGGGGAGTCCGGCCTGGCCGGTACGACCGGTGACGCCGAGCGCTACCTCGCGGTGCGCCGCCTGCGGCAGCGGCTCGACCTGCCCGAGCGGGTCTTCGTGAAGATCGGCACCGAGGTCAAGCCCTGCTACGTGGACCTGACCGGCCCGCTGCACGCCCGGTCGCTCTGCGCCATGGTCGACGCCGCCGCCCGCACCGGCCCCGACGTCTCCGTGGTGGTCACCGAACTGCTGCCCGACCCGGCCCGGTCGTGGATCACCGACGCGCAGGGCCGCGGCTACGTCAACGAACTCCGCCTCCAGATCACCGACCCAGCCGAGCACCGGGGAGACCACGGGTGACCGACATCCTGACCGTCAGCGCCGCGTACGGGGCGGACCTGCCCTGGCCCGACGCCACCCTGGCCGACCTGATCGCCGCGCAGGCCGCCCGCACCGCCGACGCCGTGGCGGTGCGCCAGTGGGACACCCGGCTGACCTACCGGCAGCTCGTCGACCGGGCCGCCGGGGTGGCCGCCGCCCTGCGCGAGCGCGGCGTCGTCCCCGGTGACCGGGTCGGGGTCTGCGGCGCGCGTACCCCCGACCTGGTGGTGACCGTGGTCGGTGTGCTGCTGGCCGGCGCCGCGTACGTGCCACTGGAGCCGGGCGGCCCGCGCGAGCGGCTGCGCGAGATCGCCCGGGACGCCGGGGTCCGGGTGGTCGTCGGCGACGCCGCGGCGGCCGAGTTCGGCGACGAGCCCGGCGTCGAGACGGTCGGGCTGCCCGGCCCGGCCCCCCTCGTCCCCTGCCCGGCGCGTCCCGGCGACCCGGCGTACGTGCTGTTCACCTCCGGCTCCACCGGGCGGCCCAAGGGGGTGCTCACCACCCACCGCAACGCCGTCGAGTTCGTCACCGGCGTCGTGGCGCTGACCGGCGCCGACGCCTCGGTACGCAGCCTGGGGATCGCCTCGCTCGGCTTCGACGCGGCCACCATGGACCTGTTCGTGCCCCTGCTGCTCGGCGGCGCGGTGCAGCTGCTGGGCGCCGACGACCGCACCGACCCGGTGCGGCTGGCCCGGTTCCTCGCCGTACACGAGGTGACCTGGGGCTTCATCACCCCGACCGTGCTCGCCCTGCTCGACCCGGCGGAGCTGCCGACCTGGCGGGTGCTGCTCTGCGGCGGCGAGGCGGTCCCGGCCGCGCTGGTCGCCCGCTGGGCCCCCGGCCGGCGCTTCCTCAACGGCTACGGCCCCACCGAGACCACGGTGCTGGCGGTCAGCGGCGACCTCACCCCCGCCGACACCGACCCGGTGCCGATCGGCCGGCCCCTGCCCAACCACCGGGCGTACGTGGTGGACGCCGACCTGCGCCCGGTGCCGCCGGGCGAGACCGGCGAGCTGCTGATCGGCGGGCCCGGCCTGGCGGACGGCTACCTCAACCGGCCCGGGCTCACCGCCGAGCGGTTCGTCCCCGACCCGTTCGGCGACCGGCCCGGGGAGCGGCTCTACCGCACCGGCGACCTGGTGCGGCAGGCGCCCGACGGCCGGATCGTCTACCTGGGCCGGGCCGACCGGCAGGTGAAGGTGCGCGGCCAGCGGATCGAGCTGGGCGAGGTCGAGGCCGTGCTGGCCGGGCACCCCGGCGTCGACCGGGTCGCCGTGGAGGCGGCGCCCGGCCCGGCCGGCACCGAGCTGGTCGCCTTCCTCACCCCCGCGGACGCGCCCGGCGACGAGGCGCTGCGGGCGTACGCCGGGCCCCGGCTGACCACCGCGATGCTGCCGGCCCGGACGGTGCGGCTGGCCGCGCTGCCGGTCAGCCCGACCAGCGGCAAGCTGGACCGGGCGGCGCTGCGCGCGCTCGCCGCGGCCGCACCCGAGGCGGCCGAGGAGACCGACGGCGGCGACCCGGTGGAGGCGGCGGTCCGGCGGCTCTGGACCCGGCTGCTCGGCGCGAACCCCGGCCCGGACAGCGACTTCCTGGCCGCCGGCGGCAACTCCATCGCCGCCATGCGGCTGGTCGCCGCGCTCCGCGCCGAGCTGGGCCGGCGGGTCGACACGCGGGTGCTGTTCACCGACCGGACCTTCGCGGCGCTGGTCGACCGGGTACGCGCCGCCGACCCCGCCGACGGCGACGCGCTGACCACCGGCAACCCGCCCACCCTCTCCCCGCCGCAGCGGCGGCTCTGGTTCATGGACCAGCTCGCCCCGTCCAGCGCGCCCTACAACATCGCGGTGGCGCACCGCCTGCACGGGCCGCTGGACACCGCCGCGCTGGGCGCCGCGCTGCGGGCCGTGGCCGAGCGGCACGACGTGCTGCGCTGGCGGATCCCGCAGACCGGCGGGGTGCCGTACGCGGTCCGCGAGGAGCCGACCGACGTGGCCGTGCCGGTGGTCGACCTGACCGGCGCCGCCGACGCCGAGGCGGAACTGGCCACCATGCTCGCGGCCGGCGCGGGGCACACGTTCGACCTGGCCACCGGGCCGCCCTGGCAGGTGACCGTCTACCGCCTCGCCCCCGACATCCACGTGCTCGCGATCACCCTGCACCACGCGGTCTTCGACGGCTGGTCCGAGGCGCTGCTCTACGACGAGCTGGCCGCCGCGTACGCCCGGGTGGTCGCCGGTGCGCCTCCGGCCGGGCCGCCGCTGCAGGCCACGTACGCCGACTACGCGGTCTGGCGGGCGGAGCGGGACCGCCGCCGCGGCGCGGCCGACCTGGCCTGGTGGACCGACCACCTGGCGGGCGCCCCGACCGTGCTGGACCTGCCGCGCGACCGCCCCCGCCCGGCGGTGCAGACCTACGCCGGCGTGGAGGCCGCCGTGCGGCTCACCGAGGCCGCCGACCGGGCGGTGCGCGACCTGGCCGCCCGGCGCGGCACCACCGTGGCGGCCGTGCTGCTGGCCGGCTTCGGCGAGCTGCTGCACCGGCTCACCGGCGCCGACGACCACGTGCTCGGCGCGATCGTCGCCGACCGGCGGCTGGCCGCCTTCGACGACGTCATCGGCTTCTTCATCGACACGGTGCCGGTGCGGGTCCGCACCGGCGGGGCGAGCTTCGCCGAGCTGGTCGACCGGTGCGCCGCCGAGCTGCACGCCGTCACCGAGCACCCGGGCGCGCCGCTGGAACGGATCGTCGAGGCGCTCGGCGTCGGCCGGGACACGTCCCGCGCCCCGCTCGTGCAGGTGCTGTTCAACGTGCTCAACTTCGTCCCGCCCCGGCTCGCGCTGACCGGCCTGACGGTCGAGCCGGCGCCGGTGCCGAAGCCCGGCTCGCCGTTCGACATCACCGTCTACGTGGTGGAACGCGACGGCCGGGCCGGGGTCGAGGTGGTGCACAACCCGGACCTGTTCGACGCCGCCCGGATCGAGGCGCTCCTGGCCGACCTGGCCGACCTGGTCGGCGCCCTCGCGGCCGACCCGGACGCGCCCACCGACCGGGTCGCCCCCGAGCTGCCGCGCCCGGCGGTACGGGTGGCGGCGCTCGGCGCCATGACCGTGGCCGCCGCCGAACCGGCCCGGGCCCCGCTGCCCACCGGGCCGGACGCGCTCACCGCCACCGAGGAGCTGATCGCCGGCATCTGGCGGGACGTCCTCGGCCGGGACCGGGTCGGCGTCGCCGACAACTTCTTCGACATCGGCGGCCACTCGATGGCCCTCGCCGCGGTGCACGCCCGGCTAACCGAGGCCACCGGCCGCTCCCTCACCATGCTCGACCTGTTCCGCCACCCCACCGTGCGGGCCCTCGCCGCCAGCCTCGACGGCGCCGCCGACCGGCCGGAACTGGCCCGCGCCGCGCTGCGCGCGGCCGCCCGGCGTGGCCGGGCCCGCCGTACCCCACCCCGACGACCGAACCAGCCGTGACGCCGTAACCCCTCCCCGACGCACCGCGTGAGCTAAGGACAACCCGATGCAGAACGACATTCCCACCACCGACGACGGCATCGAACCGATCGCGATCGTCGGGCTCGCCGCCCGCCTACCCGGCGCGGGCGACGTCGACGAGTTCTGGCGCAACCTGGTCGACGGCGTCGAGTCGGTGACCGAGCTGACCCGCGAGGAGCAGATCGCCCGCGGCGCCACCCCAGAGGAGGTCGACGACCCCGGCTGGGTGAACCGCGCCCCGCTGGTCGACGGCTACGACGAGTTCGACGCCGGCCTGTTCGGGATGACCGCCCGCGAGGCCGAGATCACCGACCCGCAGCACCGCCTCTTCCTGGAGACCTGCTACACGGCCCTGCAGGACGCCGGCTACGACCCGGCCCGCTACGACGGCGCGGTCGGCGTCTACGCCGGCACCGGCGGCAACACCTACCTGCACCGCAACGTGCTGCGCAACAAGCGGGTCGGCGGCAGCCCGCACGGCGCCGTCTCGCTGGCCACCGGCAACTCGCCGAACTACGTGGCCACCAACGTCTCCTACCGCCTCGACCTGCGCGGCCCCAGCCTGACCGTGCACACCGCCTGCTCCACCTCGCTGGTGGCGTTCCACCTGGCCTGTGAGGCGCTGCGCAACGGCGAGTGCGACATGGCCCTGGCCGGCGGGGTCAACATCGAGCTGCCGCACATCGGCTACCTCGGCATGGACGGCTTCACCTCCCCGGACGGCCGCTGCCGCCCGTTCGACGCCGGAGCCAACGGCACGGTCTGGGGCAGCGGCGTCGGGGTCACCCTGCTCAAGCGCCTCTCCGACGCGATCGCCGACGGCGACACCATCCGTGCCGTGGTGCTCGGCAACGCCATCAACAACGACGGCGCCGGCAAGGTCGGCTTCACGGCCCCCAGCATCGACGGGCAGATGGAGGCGGTCGCCCAGGCGGTCGGCCTGGCCGGCATCGACCCGCGCACCATCAGCTACGTCGAGGCGCACGGCACCGGCACGGCGCTCGGCGACCCGATCGAGATCGCCGCCCTCTCGGCGGTGTACACGAAGGACACCGAGGACCGGGGCTGGTGCGGCATCGGCTCGGTGAAGTCCAACATCGGCCATCTCAGCCAGCCCTCCGGCATCGTCAGCGTCATCAAGACGGTGCTGGCCATGGAGCACGGCCTGATCCCGCCGACGATCAACTACGAGACCCCGAACCCGGGCATCGACTTCGCCGACACCCCCTTCTACGTGGCGAACACGCTGACCAAGTGGGACACCGACGGCGGTCCCCGGCGTGCCGGGGTCAGCTCGTTCGGCATCGGCGGCACCAACGCGCACGTGGTGCTGGAGGAGGCGCCGGCCGGGTACCGGACCGAGCGGCGGGTCCGCCCCGCGCACCTGCTCCAGGTCTCGGCGAAGACCCCGACCGCGCTGGACACCGCGGTCAAGCGCCTCGCCGACCACCTGGAACATGGCAGCGGAGGCGGCGCCGACCTGTTCGGGGCCGCCGGAGGCGGCGCGGGGCTGCTCGCCGACGTCGCACACACGCTGCGGGTCGGCCGCCAGCAGTACGCGCACCGCGCCGCCGTCGTCGCCGGCGACCTGCCGTCCGCGGCGGCCGCCCTGCGCGACAAGCGCAAGGCGCACCGGGGCGCCGTCGACGGCCCCGCCCCGCGGGTGGCCTTCCTGTTCAGCGGCCAGGGCTCCCAGTACGCCGGCATGGGCGCCGAGCTGTACGCCGAGGACCCGGTGTTCGCGGCCGCCGTGGACGAGTGCGCCGAGCTGCTCCGCCCCGAGCTGGGCCTGGACATCCGGGACCTGATCCTCGGCCGCGACCCGGAGGCGGGGGAGAAGCTCACCGAGACCCGCTACACCCAGCCCGCCCTGTTCACCGTCGAGTACGCCCTCGCCACCGCCTGGCAGCGGGCCGGGGTCGCCCCGGCCGCGATGCTGGGCCACTCCATCGGCGAGTACGTGGCCGCCACCGTGGCCGGCGTGCTCACCCTCCCCGACGCGCTGCGGGTGGTGGCCGCCCGCGGCCGGCTCATGCACTCGCTGCCGGCCGGTTCGATGCTCGCCGTGACGCTGGACGAGTCGGCCGTCGCCGACCGGCTGCCCGAGGGCCTGTCGGTGGCCACCGTCAACGGCCCGGGCACCTGCGTGGTCGCCGGCGAGACCGCGCTGGTCGAGCAGTTCGCCGCGGGCCTGGGCGGGAAGAACAAGTCCAAGCT is from Micromonospora terminaliae and encodes:
- a CDS encoding thioesterase domain-containing protein, which translates into the protein MNWFVSAGSRPQAPVRLFCLPYAGAGASAFRRWQEAIGPDVEVLPVQLPGRENRISEDPRFDVAEVAGAVAARADRPYAIYGHSMGGRLGFEVVRELRRTGAPLPLRLYVGGARAPHVTAPGPFDGLSRAGDDELLRRLADGGGLPAEFFDHPELVELLLPLLRADFGRVDDYRYVPGEPLPLPIVAFHGRDDRAVSRAQHAAWAEHTAAGFTLHELAGGHFFLHDQLPGLLALIRADLSGALGAATTRTGAPAAGTDPVRTAGRGTAGGGHRVPLGDTAWSVWRDAILRTTGFPADGLDLFAAPRAAAAADELLATGSGEDRYDKEFDEAVRAAAQRINELAENPLLREAVTWQNRGALVALDGLARGGADAARNVRRRDRERALLKYWQRYCGKNETVGFFGPSCWVTVDPGQPEIARIRPGAGLTRRRWVWFESWALAAYAERIGADLAVRRWWPPVLRPHLAVRDRTVLRPGRPPLALTPVEAALLAAADGHRSAADLVADPAIGLRRPEDGYALLDRLVERELISWDAALPVSPDAEAVLADRIAAIGDEAARGAAQTGFDRLRAARDAVAEAAGDPVLLRPALDALDATFTELTGVPAVRRAGQMYAGRTICYEDTARDLDVVFGAPLLAELAAPLDVLLRAARWMANALAEAYDDVFRGLYEELRAETGDGPVALADLWFLAQGLFWGGGERPVDAVAADFAARWAGLFGLDALPPGATDVRLRVADLADRVDAVFPGARATWSNAVMHSPDLQICAPDAAALARGDFTVVLGELHAAWSSFDCAVFTPSHPEVERLRAALAEDMGERRVRLLFPSEWPRRTSRTSESLTGPTDRHLAFQDAPGGEPGRVLPTVDLTVGEVDGRLVATASDGQRWPLTEVFAELLSAHAVDGFKLVAAAPYTPRITLDRLVVARQTWRTTVGESGLASATGERRRFLAVRDWRRRLGVPEQVYVKLGTETKPCFVDLSSPAFANMFCAMVRAARVDGGDGVSLTVSEMLPTSDQAWVPDGAGRRYFSELRLHIVDTQGTENR
- a CDS encoding lantibiotic dehydratase, whose amino-acid sequence is MSHLLPLGETGWSVWRDTVVRTAGFPAAGLDRFAAPEAAAAADALLAGEGAREVFEKALEEAATESSAAALDVAADPLLREAVTWQNPDMLVALDGLLRTDPAVRNSRRRKREMGLLRYWQRYCGKAETIGFFGPVCWGTLEPETATSRVAPGAGLVRRRRVHFEAWALAAYADRLGADLAVRRWWPPARPPHLTVAGNTLHRPLHPPVELSPVEARLLAAADGRTPATELVERFRAAGDLRSADDGYLLLDRLVERGLLAWDAALPTSPAAERVLAGRLAAIGDPAARAAAEAGLDRLRAARDAVAAAAGDPDRLGAALAALNSEFTAVTGTAVTRHAGQMYAGRTLVYEETDRDLDVRVGAAVREALADPLAVVLTAARWLTAEVGAACTAVVADLHAELAEDGPVRLADVWAPAQGLLLAPDGPLQRAAAGLTARWRELFGLADLPPGQAELTLRSADLAARAAELFSCDGPGWPSARIHSPDVQIAAADLDALNRGEFLLVLGELHPGLSTFDSAVLTPFHPDPAVLRAGFDADLGPVRLRVVYPANYPRLTTRTTWELTGPQDRQIGIDTARGADLDRLVPATDVRIERAGAAFDAVFPDGRRWPLTEVFGNLFAALLLDSFKLLDPAPHMPRITIDRLVVARRTWRTTVGESGLAGTTGDAERYLAVRRLRQRLDLPERVFVKIGTEVKPCYVDLTGPLHARSLCAMVDAAARTGPDVSVVVTELLPDPARSWITDAQGRGYVNELRLQITDPAEHRGDHG
- a CDS encoding non-ribosomal peptide synthetase → MTDILTVSAAYGADLPWPDATLADLIAAQAARTADAVAVRQWDTRLTYRQLVDRAAGVAAALRERGVVPGDRVGVCGARTPDLVVTVVGVLLAGAAYVPLEPGGPRERLREIARDAGVRVVVGDAAAAEFGDEPGVETVGLPGPAPLVPCPARPGDPAYVLFTSGSTGRPKGVLTTHRNAVEFVTGVVALTGADASVRSLGIASLGFDAATMDLFVPLLLGGAVQLLGADDRTDPVRLARFLAVHEVTWGFITPTVLALLDPAELPTWRVLLCGGEAVPAALVARWAPGRRFLNGYGPTETTVLAVSGDLTPADTDPVPIGRPLPNHRAYVVDADLRPVPPGETGELLIGGPGLADGYLNRPGLTAERFVPDPFGDRPGERLYRTGDLVRQAPDGRIVYLGRADRQVKVRGQRIELGEVEAVLAGHPGVDRVAVEAAPGPAGTELVAFLTPADAPGDEALRAYAGPRLTTAMLPARTVRLAALPVSPTSGKLDRAALRALAAAAPEAAEETDGGDPVEAAVRRLWTRLLGANPGPDSDFLAAGGNSIAAMRLVAALRAELGRRVDTRVLFTDRTFAALVDRVRAADPADGDALTTGNPPTLSPPQRRLWFMDQLAPSSAPYNIAVAHRLHGPLDTAALGAALRAVAERHDVLRWRIPQTGGVPYAVREEPTDVAVPVVDLTGAADAEAELATMLAAGAGHTFDLATGPPWQVTVYRLAPDIHVLAITLHHAVFDGWSEALLYDELAAAYARVVAGAPPAGPPLQATYADYAVWRAERDRRRGAADLAWWTDHLAGAPTVLDLPRDRPRPAVQTYAGVEAAVRLTEAADRAVRDLAARRGTTVAAVLLAGFGELLHRLTGADDHVLGAIVADRRLAAFDDVIGFFIDTVPVRVRTGGASFAELVDRCAAELHAVTEHPGAPLERIVEALGVGRDTSRAPLVQVLFNVLNFVPPRLALTGLTVEPAPVPKPGSPFDITVYVVERDGRAGVEVVHNPDLFDAARIEALLADLADLVGALAADPDAPTDRVAPELPRPAVRVAALGAMTVAAAEPARAPLPTGPDALTATEELIAGIWRDVLGRDRVGVADNFFDIGGHSMALAAVHARLTEATGRSLTMLDLFRHPTVRALAASLDGAADRPELARAALRAAARRGRARRTPPRRPNQP